From Catenulispora sp. MAP5-51, the proteins below share one genomic window:
- a CDS encoding CHAT domain-containing protein, translated as MDASNLRAEIQNLVVRAEAFVTATPLAADLDRMIEESAEVEVRASGLLSDDDPALGRLRVTLGGLYASRCLRFGWSDGDRDEGLRRFRAGRAGGHLSAETDASAMLLFAVLLVPRAAATFDGQAAGTLGAILDFAGQLRQGGQLIEDLTEMRGVLDEIVAARPDDPRVPPLMAYATTLGGVLQLMRGLSDGTGSDGTGFSMARMGDLIRGMPSAPDGRLGSIMGALMQQGERLEQQLQQQGRRDVVDQPDQPDQPDHDDQLVRNDLAMLVEVTVPGSLTPAEFRSLITGYEIEGDSRSAAIAAIGRFAAASRTNDPGEMDQALRHLRDVAGSPEAPELSWLFTSVYPGLLALAADTHGNIGDAAKALGLYEHQAPPPPAPTPAAEQELGFIRATLGTNLRLSEAIETDDEEALDGLLAELLEARPPTDAAQSEWAFLHPLQLALAKLSVSVRRQDTDMAREAQALMRTALDKPMPTAVRTLMEAAWSSTHMITAVLERQPTEIADAVDSARGLLSADMGSYDGPVQTRLGIASGLMTRYLLTEGPAKDQALGEAIDVLEQAEAALTERTGSRIAGRVLWSLADALRTRHDPALDDNRRAVALTRDSLGMVADDVLLQLNAEHGLRAARTGALRGLRAAGWALEDHRVQDAIECLELGRALVLRSIATAGSVPDRLRAAGETELAEQWESSMSRPIGTGPGAGDQVGTVVGEAAGDLDLPSDLRRRALAALRMPGRRDLPIVATPPQIARHLDAAGVDAVAYLLPGAEGADGTVLMIRRDGSTQELPLPGRGPLVDYLDASAKRYQRLRGQDTTRDLSAVPRWEVSLDELCAWAGASVLDPLIAALPEAPTPESPARVVLIPCGRLGLVPWHAAKISATPALAGLSRPPRACDLLVISYAASADELVRSLSRSRKPYDTDPVLVVDPSRTLSYAEEEAVAVRQAYLPGARLLGAATGGPVEAAGTPEQVHIALAGDEHRDPASMVQIIAHGTASTRPTASRLLLARPAGPQKDKDAASEYLTVADIVDASRPGPQDRFSALVILDCCETDLSSRDHDEALTLTTAFVARGAVDAIGSRWAVDDWSAAVCMIVFHHYLAAGSTPAEALRAAQRWMLDPDREPIAAVSGYLLAETRTPLDDVWNWAPFIHQGNAGTVTASG; from the coding sequence GTGGATGCTTCGAACCTGCGTGCGGAGATACAGAACCTGGTCGTCAGAGCAGAGGCGTTCGTCACCGCGACACCCCTGGCGGCGGATCTCGATCGGATGATCGAGGAGTCCGCCGAGGTCGAGGTGCGCGCGAGTGGGCTGTTGAGCGATGACGACCCCGCGCTCGGGCGGCTTCGGGTGACACTCGGCGGGTTGTACGCGTCGCGGTGTCTTCGCTTCGGATGGAGCGACGGCGACCGGGATGAAGGACTGCGGCGGTTCCGGGCGGGGCGCGCCGGCGGGCATCTGAGCGCGGAGACGGACGCGAGCGCGATGCTGCTGTTCGCGGTGTTGCTCGTGCCCCGGGCCGCGGCCACCTTCGACGGGCAGGCCGCCGGCACGTTGGGTGCGATCCTTGATTTCGCCGGGCAGCTTCGGCAAGGCGGCCAGCTCATCGAGGACCTGACCGAGATGCGCGGGGTCCTCGACGAGATCGTCGCGGCCCGGCCCGACGATCCGCGTGTTCCGCCCCTGATGGCGTACGCCACGACGCTGGGCGGCGTGTTGCAGCTGATGCGCGGCCTGTCCGACGGCACCGGGTCCGACGGCACCGGGTTCAGCATGGCGCGGATGGGCGACCTGATCCGCGGGATGCCCTCGGCGCCCGACGGCCGGCTCGGCTCGATCATGGGTGCCTTGATGCAGCAGGGCGAAAGACTCGAGCAGCAGCTACAGCAGCAAGGGCGCCGGGATGTTGTCGACCAGCCCGACCAGCCCGACCAGCCCGACCACGACGACCAACTGGTCCGGAACGACCTCGCGATGCTCGTGGAGGTGACGGTTCCCGGCTCCCTGACTCCCGCCGAGTTCAGGAGCCTGATCACCGGCTACGAAATCGAGGGCGACAGCCGGAGCGCCGCCATCGCCGCCATCGGCCGATTCGCCGCGGCGAGCCGGACGAACGACCCCGGCGAGATGGATCAGGCACTGCGCCACCTGCGGGACGTGGCCGGCAGTCCGGAGGCCCCCGAACTGTCCTGGCTCTTCACTTCCGTCTACCCCGGCTTGCTGGCGTTGGCGGCCGACACCCACGGCAACATCGGCGATGCCGCGAAAGCCCTGGGTCTTTATGAGCACCAAGCGCCACCGCCACCAGCGCCGACCCCGGCGGCAGAGCAAGAACTGGGCTTCATACGCGCGACCCTCGGCACGAACCTGCGCCTGTCCGAGGCCATCGAGACCGACGACGAAGAAGCGCTGGACGGCCTCCTCGCGGAACTCCTCGAAGCCCGTCCTCCTACGGACGCGGCCCAGAGCGAATGGGCGTTCCTCCACCCGCTTCAGCTGGCGCTGGCGAAGCTCAGCGTCTCCGTCCGTCGTCAGGACACGGATATGGCCCGAGAAGCGCAGGCGCTCATGCGGACCGCGCTCGACAAGCCGATGCCGACGGCCGTCCGCACCCTCATGGAGGCCGCATGGTCGTCGACCCACATGATCACAGCGGTGCTCGAACGGCAGCCGACCGAGATCGCGGACGCCGTGGACAGTGCGCGCGGTCTGTTGAGCGCGGACATGGGTTCGTACGACGGTCCGGTCCAAACACGCCTGGGCATCGCCTCCGGCCTGATGACGCGATACCTCCTCACCGAGGGGCCTGCCAAGGACCAGGCCCTCGGTGAGGCCATCGACGTCCTCGAACAAGCCGAGGCCGCCCTGACCGAGCGCACCGGCTCGCGGATCGCCGGTCGCGTCCTGTGGAGCCTGGCCGACGCCCTGCGCACCCGGCACGACCCCGCGCTGGACGACAACCGCCGGGCCGTGGCACTGACCCGCGACTCCCTCGGCATGGTCGCCGACGACGTGCTGCTCCAGCTCAACGCCGAACACGGACTGCGGGCCGCGCGGACCGGGGCCCTGCGCGGACTTCGAGCCGCCGGCTGGGCCCTGGAGGACCACCGCGTCCAGGACGCGATCGAGTGCCTGGAGCTCGGCCGCGCCCTGGTCCTGCGGTCCATCGCGACCGCCGGCTCCGTTCCGGACCGGCTTCGCGCGGCCGGCGAGACAGAGCTCGCCGAGCAGTGGGAGAGCTCCATGTCACGCCCGATCGGAACGGGACCGGGCGCTGGAGACCAGGTGGGAACGGTAGTCGGAGAGGCCGCCGGCGACCTCGATCTGCCCAGTGATCTCAGGCGGCGCGCGCTGGCGGCCCTGCGCATGCCGGGCCGGCGGGATCTGCCGATCGTGGCGACGCCGCCCCAGATCGCCCGGCACCTCGACGCCGCCGGCGTGGACGCCGTCGCCTACCTCCTGCCCGGCGCTGAAGGTGCCGACGGCACAGTCCTGATGATCCGCCGGGACGGTTCCACCCAAGAGCTTCCGCTCCCGGGTCGGGGACCGCTGGTGGATTACCTGGACGCGTCTGCCAAGCGCTATCAGCGGTTGCGCGGCCAGGACACGACGCGCGACCTCTCAGCCGTGCCGCGCTGGGAGGTCTCCCTGGACGAGCTCTGCGCCTGGGCCGGGGCATCCGTGCTGGATCCGCTGATCGCGGCGCTGCCCGAAGCTCCGACCCCGGAATCGCCGGCCCGCGTCGTGCTCATTCCCTGCGGCCGGCTCGGGCTCGTGCCCTGGCACGCGGCGAAGATCTCGGCCACGCCTGCGCTCGCCGGACTGTCCCGGCCGCCGCGCGCCTGCGACCTTCTCGTCATCTCCTACGCGGCGTCGGCGGACGAGCTCGTGCGCAGTCTGTCCCGGAGCAGGAAGCCGTACGACACCGATCCGGTCCTGGTCGTGGACCCCAGCAGGACCCTGTCATATGCCGAAGAAGAGGCGGTCGCGGTCCGACAGGCCTATCTGCCCGGCGCGCGCCTCCTGGGCGCCGCGACAGGCGGGCCGGTCGAGGCCGCGGGTACCCCCGAACAAGTGCACATCGCCCTCGCCGGCGACGAACACCGCGACCCGGCGTCGATGGTCCAGATCATCGCGCACGGCACGGCCAGCACGCGCCCCACCGCCTCGCGGCTGCTGCTGGCGCGGCCGGCCGGACCGCAGAAGGACAAGGACGCCGCTTCGGAGTACCTCACCGTCGCCGACATCGTCGACGCCTCGCGGCCCGGCCCGCAGGACCGGTTCTCCGCACTGGTCATCCTCGACTGTTGTGAGACCGACCTGAGCAGCCGGGACCACGACGAGGCGCTGACCCTCACGACCGCCTTCGTGGCCCGGGGCGCCGTCGATGCGATCGGGTCGCGCTGGGCGGTCGACGACTGGTCGGCCGCGGTCTGCATGATCGTCTTCCACCACTATCTCGCCGCCGGCAGCACTCCGGCCGAGGCGTTGCGGGCCGCTCAGCGCTGGATGCTGGACCCCGATCGCGAGCCCATCGCGGCGGTGAGCGGATATCTGCTCGCTGAGACGCGCACGCCGTTGGACGACGTCTGGAATTGGGCGCCCTTCATCCACCAGGGCAACGCGGGCACTGTCACCGCATCAGGGTGA
- a CDS encoding protein kinase — translation MAGSGIGTGAQEAPPTVLDPGRQRPGEADVTEIDPDRPDWRPASATGLPPGLDSRFAVIRSLHRVGARAEVYLVKDRATDEERVLKLYDDARRSRIVQSFLQRKRSTHIVTVYEVGTEADRDYEIMEHLGGGTLLALSEAHPGGLDPARVTALVRQLGAALAAMHAAGLIHRDVKPSNIAVRTLEPFEVALFDFDISSHQPAPGLSQDRSGTVRYQPPEFLAGSWLSTACDWWALGLTVMELATGTRLLAGADDDAVRRHVAGGPLAVHRVVDDRLRLLCQGLLAQDHTARWGADQVDRWLAGESPPVPGPAPADPGRVAAQVPTAYRYLDTDYFNRDALALDLTRTWDTAAELLFRSGDPEPLARLRHWLGQYGPTAIPDPGDPREPVDVRLLRLVRAMDPSQPPIYRAVHIASTRLADLASQAADGVGIAPAIVRELWAHRLLPLLTTGVAADGLEGGAGLAELDAGWRAWYEWWPRAVRTVADDEARRILRGRDAEATGRTVALCLLAAAAGTDDARRADISADLRRRARSVRLPWFTELAQDPDRMWIALRLSRHAEQVAAERDEEEARERRHARWLLRNQRLREWSRRQNRPLALSWAVAGVFLMGLLCALTVSVSDIAGQVPGTTILRAWVATVFAVASTLGFESLLAWEIGGRFHPRYSMLGAGLILLGRAARTIAGRGIALAVTAGVLAGAYLLTVYQPVTTPLVLGGTTIVWAVARYLSWRTDAARERAAVERAARELGAGLGR, via the coding sequence GTGGCCGGTTCCGGGATCGGCACAGGTGCCCAGGAGGCCCCGCCGACCGTGCTCGACCCCGGCCGGCAACGGCCGGGCGAGGCCGATGTGACTGAGATCGATCCTGATCGCCCCGACTGGCGCCCAGCCTCGGCCACCGGCCTGCCGCCTGGCCTGGACAGCCGTTTCGCGGTGATCCGCAGCCTGCACAGGGTCGGCGCGCGCGCCGAGGTCTATCTGGTCAAGGACCGGGCCACGGACGAGGAACGGGTGCTCAAGCTCTACGACGATGCCCGGCGCTCGCGGATCGTGCAGTCCTTCCTGCAGCGGAAACGGAGCACGCACATCGTCACGGTCTACGAAGTCGGCACCGAGGCGGACCGCGACTACGAGATCATGGAGCACCTTGGCGGCGGCACCCTGCTGGCGCTGTCCGAAGCCCATCCCGGCGGTCTGGACCCGGCCCGCGTCACAGCGCTCGTGCGCCAACTCGGCGCGGCGCTGGCGGCGATGCACGCGGCCGGCCTGATCCACCGGGACGTGAAGCCCTCGAACATCGCGGTGCGCACGCTCGAACCGTTCGAGGTGGCGCTCTTCGACTTCGACATCAGCTCCCACCAGCCGGCACCCGGACTGTCCCAGGACCGCTCGGGAACGGTGCGCTATCAGCCCCCGGAGTTCCTGGCGGGCAGCTGGCTCTCCACCGCCTGCGACTGGTGGGCGCTCGGCCTGACCGTCATGGAACTGGCCACCGGGACGCGGCTGCTGGCCGGCGCCGACGACGACGCCGTGCGCCGCCACGTCGCCGGCGGCCCGCTGGCGGTGCACCGCGTGGTCGACGACCGCCTCCGGCTGCTGTGCCAGGGCCTGCTGGCCCAGGACCACACCGCGCGATGGGGCGCCGACCAGGTCGACCGGTGGCTCGCCGGGGAGTCGCCGCCCGTCCCGGGTCCGGCGCCGGCCGATCCTGGGAGGGTCGCGGCTCAGGTCCCAACGGCCTACCGGTATCTGGACACCGACTACTTCAACCGCGACGCGCTGGCCCTGGACCTCACCCGGACCTGGGACACCGCGGCCGAGCTCCTGTTCCGGTCCGGTGACCCGGAACCATTGGCACGGCTGCGGCACTGGCTCGGGCAGTACGGTCCGACAGCGATTCCCGATCCTGGCGACCCGCGGGAGCCGGTCGATGTCAGGCTACTGCGACTCGTGCGCGCCATGGACCCGTCCCAGCCGCCGATCTACCGGGCCGTCCACATCGCCAGCACGCGCCTGGCCGACCTCGCGAGCCAGGCGGCCGACGGGGTCGGGATCGCGCCGGCGATCGTCCGGGAGCTGTGGGCCCACCGGCTGCTGCCGCTGCTGACCACCGGCGTGGCCGCCGACGGCCTGGAGGGCGGTGCCGGCCTGGCCGAGCTCGACGCCGGCTGGCGGGCCTGGTACGAGTGGTGGCCGAGGGCGGTCCGCACGGTCGCCGACGACGAGGCGCGTCGGATCCTGCGCGGGCGCGACGCGGAGGCGACCGGGCGGACGGTTGCCCTGTGCCTGCTGGCAGCCGCCGCCGGAACCGACGACGCCCGGCGCGCCGACATCAGCGCGGACCTTCGCCGCCGCGCCCGGTCCGTGCGCCTGCCCTGGTTCACCGAACTGGCACAGGACCCGGACCGGATGTGGATCGCCCTGCGGCTCAGCCGCCACGCCGAGCAGGTCGCCGCCGAACGGGACGAGGAGGAGGCCCGCGAACGGCGCCACGCCCGCTGGCTGCTGCGCAACCAGCGGCTGCGCGAGTGGTCGCGCCGCCAGAACCGGCCGCTCGCGCTGTCCTGGGCCGTGGCGGGGGTGTTCCTCATGGGCCTGCTGTGCGCGCTGACGGTGAGCGTCAGCGACATCGCCGGCCAGGTGCCCGGGACGACGATCCTGCGGGCCTGGGTCGCCACCGTCTTCGCCGTCGCCTCGACGCTGGGCTTCGAGTCGCTCTTGGCGTGGGAGATCGGCGGACGCTTCCATCCGCGCTACTCGATGCTCGGCGCCGGCCTCATCCTGCTCGGCCGCGCCGCGCGCACGATCGCCGGCCGCGGCATCGCGCTCGCGGTGACCGCGGGCGTGCTGGCGGGGGCGTATCTGCTGACCGTCTACCAGCCGGTGACCACGCCGCTCGTCCTCGGCGGCACGACGATCGTGTGGGCCGTGGCCCGCTACCTGTCGTGGCGGACCGATGCCGCGCGCGAACGGGCCGCCGTGGAGCGGGCGGCGCGCGAACTGGGCGCCGGGCTCGGGCGATGA
- a CDS encoding acyltransferase: protein MARNRYADLLRVLAISGVVYGHWLLVSVTYQHGQLSGVNAIDFIRWGRWVTWGMQVMPVFFLVGGYVNAGSWAKHHAEGQDWTRWVRDRVMRLLWPTAVYIAVAIIAVLIARAADVPSAELAEIAWLMALHLWFLPVYLLLNALTPVLLAAHRRWGLAVPAAMAVATGAASILKTVPGLHFVGYADYLFVWGCIHQLGFSWLDGRLTSPRWRPYALATAGAALLVGLVASGAYKVDMVGSGNTNPPSIAFLAFAAAQSGLVLAAEPWASRRLAGPRLWPRVRRLNSVVMNVYLWHFVPALIVAVAFYATGVFGQPAVGSGQWWELRLLWLALLTVLLVLVVGAVTWAERPMLRLPGGIGPAGWWSPVLLAVGIAAAAQSLATFAVDGFAPHGGLPGPALAGFAVGMTATLLTGRVPQARGDDQRPHRLQPDDHTLGEPGIAVTVQGDQKPHRAAQHQHGEPN from the coding sequence ATGGCGCGGAATCGCTACGCGGACCTGCTCCGGGTCCTGGCCATCAGCGGGGTGGTCTACGGCCACTGGCTGCTGGTCTCGGTGACGTACCAGCACGGGCAGCTGTCCGGCGTCAACGCGATCGACTTCATCCGCTGGGGGCGCTGGGTCACCTGGGGCATGCAGGTGATGCCGGTGTTCTTCCTGGTCGGGGGCTACGTCAACGCCGGGTCCTGGGCCAAGCACCACGCCGAGGGCCAGGACTGGACCCGCTGGGTCCGCGACCGGGTGATGCGGCTGCTGTGGCCGACCGCGGTCTACATCGCCGTGGCGATCATCGCGGTGCTGATCGCGCGGGCGGCGGACGTGCCCTCGGCCGAGCTCGCCGAGATCGCCTGGCTGATGGCCCTGCACCTGTGGTTCCTGCCGGTCTACCTGCTGCTCAACGCCCTCACGCCGGTCCTGCTGGCCGCGCACCGGCGCTGGGGCCTGGCGGTGCCGGCCGCGATGGCCGTGGCGACCGGGGCGGCCTCGATCCTCAAGACCGTCCCCGGCCTGCACTTCGTCGGCTACGCCGACTACCTGTTCGTGTGGGGCTGTATCCACCAGTTGGGCTTCTCGTGGCTGGACGGCAGGCTGACCTCGCCGCGGTGGCGCCCGTACGCGCTGGCCACGGCCGGGGCGGCGCTGCTGGTCGGGCTGGTGGCCTCCGGGGCCTACAAGGTCGACATGGTCGGGTCCGGCAACACCAACCCGCCCTCGATCGCGTTCCTGGCCTTCGCCGCGGCCCAGTCGGGCCTGGTGCTGGCGGCCGAGCCGTGGGCGTCCCGGCGGCTGGCCGGGCCGCGCCTGTGGCCGCGGGTGCGGCGCCTGAACAGCGTGGTCATGAACGTCTACCTGTGGCACTTCGTGCCGGCGCTGATCGTCGCGGTCGCCTTCTACGCCACCGGGGTGTTCGGCCAGCCCGCCGTCGGCAGCGGGCAGTGGTGGGAGCTGCGCCTGCTCTGGCTGGCCCTGCTGACGGTGCTGCTCGTCCTGGTGGTCGGGGCCGTCACCTGGGCCGAGCGCCCGATGCTGCGCCTGCCCGGCGGCATCGGCCCGGCCGGCTGGTGGTCACCGGTGCTGCTGGCGGTCGGCATCGCCGCCGCGGCTCAGAGCCTGGCCACCTTCGCCGTCGACGGCTTCGCTCCGCATGGCGGCCTGCCAGGCCCCGCGCTGGCCGGCTTCGCCGTCGGGATGACGGCGACCCTGCTGACGGGCCGAGTACCGCAGGCCCGAGGCGACGACCAACGGCCACACCGCCTGCAACCCGATGACCACACGCTCGGCGAACCCGGCATCGCCGTGACCGTTCAGGGCGACCAGAAACCACACCGCGCTGCCCAGCACCAGCACGGTGAACCCAACTGA
- a CDS encoding OmpA family protein, which translates to MTVMTIATARHAWVALLLAVTGTVSGCGFFTGSADAAPQQQPVAMSCPGTGSAPLTLVVGAHANSPQPELPPQIRTLVHDAALAGQDVQVELLDGTPATVQDRHFSSSSQNPRIKERDLDRFVADTGAAVSALRPSAPQVDFLTGLSVAGQHTPAGGTIVVLDSGVATAGPVSFQDQAMFGVDPAEVAKYLDAQHLTPDLRGKAVVFVDLGQTAGPQPMFEQNVQTQINALWTTIAKDAGASCQTTVQVTHPQTSVPTAVPVAVVRPQAPPAFDSCGTTTLGDEGSVGFVAGSSDFRDPAVAKTTLSSLARLLAGHTQQVRLIGSVSSDGSPSVDHILSLSRAEAVKNVLVDLGVDPSRITTEGDGEAAGPGHVPDRTATGSLIPWAAERNRSVTVILTCRS; encoded by the coding sequence ATGACTGTCATGACCATCGCGACCGCCCGCCATGCCTGGGTCGCCCTGTTGCTGGCGGTGACCGGCACCGTCAGCGGCTGCGGGTTCTTCACCGGCAGCGCCGACGCCGCGCCCCAGCAGCAGCCGGTGGCGATGTCCTGTCCCGGCACCGGTTCCGCGCCGTTGACTCTGGTCGTCGGCGCGCATGCCAACAGTCCGCAGCCGGAGCTGCCGCCGCAGATCAGGACCCTGGTACACGACGCGGCCCTGGCCGGGCAGGACGTCCAGGTCGAGCTGCTGGACGGCACGCCGGCCACCGTGCAGGACCGCCACTTCTCCTCCAGCAGCCAGAACCCCCGGATCAAGGAGCGCGACCTCGACCGCTTCGTCGCCGACACCGGGGCGGCGGTGAGCGCGCTGCGCCCCAGCGCTCCCCAGGTGGACTTCCTCACCGGGCTGTCGGTCGCCGGGCAGCACACTCCGGCCGGCGGCACCATCGTGGTGCTGGACTCCGGGGTCGCCACCGCCGGGCCGGTCAGCTTCCAGGACCAGGCCATGTTCGGCGTGGACCCGGCCGAGGTCGCCAAGTACCTGGACGCCCAGCACCTGACGCCGGATCTGCGGGGCAAGGCCGTGGTCTTCGTCGACCTGGGCCAGACGGCCGGCCCGCAGCCGATGTTCGAGCAGAACGTCCAGACGCAGATCAATGCCCTGTGGACGACGATCGCCAAGGACGCCGGCGCGTCGTGCCAGACCACCGTCCAGGTCACCCATCCGCAGACCTCGGTGCCCACCGCCGTGCCGGTCGCGGTCGTGCGGCCGCAAGCCCCGCCGGCCTTCGACAGCTGCGGCACCACCACGCTCGGCGACGAGGGAAGCGTGGGATTCGTCGCCGGCTCCTCGGACTTCCGCGATCCCGCGGTGGCCAAGACCACGCTGAGCTCGCTGGCCCGGCTGCTGGCCGGGCACACTCAGCAGGTCCGGCTGATCGGCTCGGTGTCCAGCGACGGCAGCCCGAGCGTGGACCACATCCTGTCCCTGAGCCGCGCCGAGGCGGTCAAGAACGTGCTCGTCGATCTGGGCGTGGACCCCTCGCGCATCACCACCGAGGGCGACGGCGAGGCCGCCGGCCCCGGCCACGTGCCGGACCGCACGGCCACCGGCAGCCTGATCCCGTGGGCGGCCGAGCGGAACCGGTCGGTCACCGTCATCCTGACCTGCCGGAGCTAG
- a CDS encoding MbtH family protein has translation MDENTRYQVLRNDEEQYSLWPLEIEVPAGWQPVGKEGTEAECSAYVDEVWTDMRPRSLRERMAETEA, from the coding sequence ATGGACGAGAACACCCGCTACCAGGTGCTGCGCAACGACGAGGAGCAGTACTCGCTGTGGCCGCTCGAGATCGAGGTGCCCGCGGGCTGGCAGCCCGTCGGCAAGGAGGGCACCGAAGCGGAGTGCTCCGCCTACGTCGACGAGGTCTGGACCGACATGCGGCCGCGCAGCCTGCGCGAGCGCATGGCCGAGACCGAGGCCTGA
- a CDS encoding GNAT family N-acetyltransferase: MTPVLRTDRLDFIPYRDEDEHHFVTLLRNEEVCHWMGQDLVSEPELRALFRAIRDDVYPKELFDVWGLWMDGEFAGHAEVKKTGNVEGHELIVALAPPFWRRGVGSEVVRGLLRHAADNLGLKEAYGMVGAGNTASLEMCRRLGFRFLRDVVGDDGTVSKMIVISTTEGT; this comes from the coding sequence GTGACCCCTGTCCTGCGCACCGACCGCCTGGATTTCATCCCCTACCGAGACGAGGACGAACACCATTTCGTCACCCTGCTGCGCAACGAGGAGGTGTGCCACTGGATGGGCCAGGACCTCGTGAGCGAGCCGGAGCTGCGCGCGCTGTTCCGCGCGATCCGCGACGACGTGTACCCCAAGGAGCTGTTCGACGTGTGGGGCCTGTGGATGGACGGCGAGTTCGCGGGCCACGCGGAGGTGAAGAAGACCGGGAACGTCGAGGGCCACGAGCTGATCGTCGCGCTCGCCCCGCCGTTCTGGCGCCGGGGCGTGGGCTCGGAGGTGGTCCGGGGGCTGTTACGCCACGCCGCTGACAACCTCGGTCTGAAGGAGGCCTACGGCATGGTCGGCGCGGGGAACACCGCGAGCCTGGAGATGTGCCGCCGGCTGGGCTTCCGGTTCCTGCGCGACGTCGTCGGGGACGACGGCACGGTGTCGAAGATGATCGTCATCTCCACGACGGAGGGGACGTGA
- a CDS encoding MFS transporter, with translation MTERVAAAEVSQPQAQPQPQPRPQAQPQPQAQPQPQAGSAPGLWRNRDFNLLWGGQCLSDLGTAMSDLALPLLVLQLTGSPTRAGLVGTVGLAIATACRLPAGVLADRFDRRRLLIVCDAIRLVGYAALAWAVMAKAATLPVILAVVVAGAAATAVFSTTEYAAVRALVSPDHIVTAVARNEARSYGTSLAGPPLGGLLFGFGRALPFLGNTLSYAFSLVAVLGIRRPLQRARPESAPEPVPGPAPEPAPEPVPGPADGNGEGGGSGEVDSDRSGWQGLRFVLANPFLRSLIAIATPLNMAFAGMIFALTLSLRRAGQPPALIGVATAIIGVGGLLGAFLAPALQRRLRLATLIRLICWSTAVLMTVSVLLAPGIAAAAPLAVAVFLGPSANAALFGYQAAVTPDHLQGRVVSVILLAATSAAAAAPALAGVLLAHVAGHAALLVFPILVAVAAGVATVSGGITSMSRRPPGTPV, from the coding sequence GTGACCGAACGCGTCGCCGCCGCTGAGGTGTCACAGCCACAAGCACAGCCACAGCCACAGCCACGGCCCCAAGCACAGCCGCAGCCCCAAGCACAGCCACAGCCACAGGCCGGCAGCGCGCCCGGCCTGTGGCGCAACCGCGACTTCAACCTGCTCTGGGGCGGCCAGTGCCTGTCGGACCTCGGCACCGCCATGTCCGACCTTGCTCTGCCCCTTCTGGTCCTCCAACTGACCGGCTCGCCGACGCGGGCCGGCCTGGTGGGGACGGTGGGCCTGGCCATCGCCACGGCCTGCCGCCTGCCCGCCGGCGTCCTGGCCGACCGCTTCGACCGCCGCCGGCTGCTGATCGTCTGCGATGCCATCCGCCTCGTCGGCTACGCGGCCTTGGCTTGGGCGGTCATGGCGAAGGCGGCCACCCTGCCGGTGATCCTGGCAGTGGTGGTCGCCGGCGCCGCGGCGACCGCCGTGTTCAGCACCACCGAGTACGCGGCGGTCCGTGCCCTGGTGAGCCCGGACCATATCGTCACCGCCGTCGCGCGCAACGAGGCGCGGTCGTATGGCACCTCGCTGGCCGGGCCGCCTTTGGGCGGCCTGTTGTTCGGGTTCGGCAGGGCGCTGCCGTTCCTGGGCAACACTCTGAGCTACGCGTTCTCGCTGGTGGCCGTGCTGGGCATTCGGCGGCCTCTGCAACGAGCCCGGCCGGAGTCGGCCCCCGAGCCGGTCCCCGGGCCGGCCCCAGAGCCGGCCCCAGAGCCGGTCCCCGGGCCGGCCGATGGCAACGGAGAAGGAGGGGGTAGCGGCGAGGTCGACAGTGACAGGTCCGGTTGGCAAGGCCTTCGGTTCGTCCTGGCCAACCCCTTCCTCCGGTCCCTGATCGCCATCGCCACCCCGCTCAACATGGCCTTCGCCGGCATGATCTTCGCCCTGACCCTGTCCCTGCGCCGCGCGGGCCAGCCGCCGGCCCTGATCGGCGTGGCCACCGCGATCATCGGGGTCGGCGGCCTGCTCGGCGCCTTCCTGGCCCCGGCCCTGCAACGGCGCCTGCGTCTGGCCACCCTGATCCGGCTGATCTGCTGGTCCACCGCCGTCCTGATGACGGTCAGCGTCCTGCTGGCCCCGGGCATCGCGGCCGCGGCGCCCTTGGCCGTGGCGGTCTTCCTGGGCCCCAGCGCCAACGCCGCCCTGTTCGGGTACCAGGCCGCGGTCACCCCCGACCACCTGCAGGGCCGGGTGGTCAGCGTGATCCTGCTCGCCGCCACCTCGGCCGCGGCCGCCGCCCCGGCCCTGGCCGGAGTCCTGCTGGCGCACGTCGCCGGTCATGCCGCACTGCTGGTCTTCCCGATCCTGGTCGCGGTCGCGGCCGGGGTGGCGACGGTCAGCGGCGGGATCACCTCGATGTCCCGCCGTCCGCCGGGAACCCCGGTATGA